One genomic segment of Mytilus trossulus isolate FHL-02 chromosome 4, PNRI_Mtr1.1.1.hap1, whole genome shotgun sequence includes these proteins:
- the LOC134716304 gene encoding toll-like receptor Tollo, whose product MDDMFTFMVLCFTCVCPYITVFAKCNITLNLFGHKAALCRYQGLTSVPTNLPPDIMKLDLSFNRLSRLDSNGFYRYKYLEDIIIDHNSINMLHHKAFHGLSLLKHLSLSRNNLSVSQSYHHEVFESLQSLSVLDISRNMKTINYNPYKIPVGRLSNLRELSIDLVLNATFGHQFKKLHNLQVLKLDYCHVTHLYNNTFSEMPVNIREFHMTTCKDFVVIESGVLVPFPRLKLLNLTNSNIHLAQALNILHPFQKKSMDALLFRGISHAESKQGLDSVILTPEMMSYISTICIKTLDLSDNDIILVKNKSLVLFKHPECFENVMLSANRFSLDNWAGYFFKFVYTMTNIKIIDFSYFPLRFKNPIFLDVVTKDNYTSVEQVKGKWGRRVIPIAVTVPSQILFLRITHLMAKNAFREIKTINSSLRHLEISYFETNIFPLLTFEGSNSLEYLDLSGISSVLTIGDRKIPTFIHLKTIILKETNLFNVLQTNSSIFSFCPNIMNLDISYNYIWKIETKSFGQLHNLKRLNLSHNLFETVPDVVTTFYSIVELDLSHNQLTTIGKNILDWISSQHKEHGTFQLHLNTNPFICSCESITLLRWILTTDVTLDNNGNYSCWVSSRNSINYTRTVAEDFHPYFVDCDTTVWIKVGISLLVSVLSSVLCSAILYNFRWRIMFFFFRNFRRFAEKGLELNFDYDVYVSYSDDCVSFVKDLQEKVENDWGFKVCFEDRDFIVGESIANERATSINRCRHIIFLVTPSIVKNEWTRFEIERAKYEKFSKNLQKIVVITRDIPLDTVPMEFSTIWKDVLLIQWPSEKEDVQMAWQKLRLWFF is encoded by the coding sequence atggaTGATATGTTCACCTTCATGGTTTTGTGTTTTACATGTGTTTGTCCATATATAACTGTGTTTGCAAAATGCAATATTACTCTTAATTTGTTCGGCCATAAGGCGGCTTTATGTAGATACCAAGGACTTACATCGGTTCCAACAAATTTACCACCCGATATAATGAAATTGGATTTAAGTTTTAATAGATTGAGCAGGCTGGATTCCAACggattttatagatataagtaTCTAGAAGATATCATAATTGATCATAACTCAATCAACATGTTGCATCATAAGGCCTTTCATGGATTATCACTATTGAAGCATTTGTCTTTGTCTAGAAATAATCTGTCTGTTTCTCAGTCGTATCACCATGAAGTATTTGAATCTCTACAGAGTTTATCAGTTTTAGACATAAGtagaaatatgaaaactatAAATTATAACCCGTACAAAATTCCCGTCGGCAGACTTAGTAACTTGCGTGAGCTGAGCATCGATCTAGTTTTAAATGCAACGTTTGGACATCAGTTTAAGAAACTGCACAATTTACAAGTATTGAAACTTGATTATTGTCACGTTACCCATTTATACAATAACACATTTTCAGAAATGCCGGTAAATATACGGGAATTCCACATGACAACGTGTAAAGACTTTGTTGTCATTGAAAGTGGTGTTTTAGTTCCATTTCCACGTCTAAAATTGCTCAATCTTACTAACAGCAATATTCACTTAGCACAGGCCCTAAACATATTACACCCGTTCCAGAAAAAATCAATGGATGCGCTGCTGTTTCGCGGAATATCTCATGCTGAGTCTAAACAAGGCTTAGATTCGGTTATTCTTACACCGGAGATGATGAGTTATATATCaactatttgtataaaaacATTAGACCTCTCTGACAATGACATTATATTAGTTAAAAACAAATCGTTAGTCCTGTTTAAACATCCAGAGTGCTTTGAAAACGTTATGTTATCTGCTAATAGATTTAGTTTGGATAACTGGGCTggttatttctttaaatttgtataCACGATGactaacattaaaataatcgatttttcatattttccttTACGTTTCAAAAATCCAATTTTCCTTGACGTAGTAACGAAAGACAACTATACAAGTGTTGAACAAGTGAAAGGAAAATGGGGGAGAAGGGTTATACCAATTGCAGTGACAGTTCCGAGTCAAATCctatttttgagaataacgcaTCTTATGGCTAAAAATGCCTTTCGGGAAATAAAAACCATAAACAGCTCCCTTCGTCACCTTGAAATATCTTACTTCGAAACAAATATATTCCCACTTTTGACTTTTGAAGGATCTAATAGTTTGGAGTATTTGGATTTATCAGGAATCAGTTCTGTATTAACTATTGGAGACAGAAAAATTCCGACGTTCATTCATCTGAAAACAATTATCTTGAAAGAAACAAACTTGTTCAATGTTTTACAAACTAATTCATCAATATTCAGTTTTTGTCCAAATATAATGAATTTGgatatatcatataattataTCTGGAAAATCGAAACAAAATCGTTTGGACAACTTCATAATCTTAAACGGCTCAATCTATCGCATAATTTGTTTGAGACTGTTCCAGATGTTGTAACTACGTTTTATAGCATTGTCGAACTCGATTTATCGCATAATCAATTAACAACAATTGGAAAGAATATACTAGATTGGATATCTTCCCAGCACAAAGAACATGGAACCTTTCAATTACATCTAAATACTAACCCGTTTATATGTTCATGTGAATCGATTACACTTCTACGTTGGATTTTGACAACTGACGTAACGTTAGATAACAATGGTAATTACTCGTGTTGGGTTTCTTCGAGAAACAGTATCAACTATACAAGAACTGTCGCTGAAGACTTTCATCCTTATTTCGTTGACTGTGATACTACTGTCTGGATAAAAGTAGGCATTTCATTATTGGTTTCTGTTCTATCGAGTGTGCTTTGTTCTGCTATATTATACAATTTCAGATGGaggataatgttttttttcttccgaAATTTCCGGAGATTTGCCGAGAAAGGTCTTGAGCTGAATTTTGATTATGACGTTTATGTTTCATATTCAGATGACTGTGTTTCTTTCGTGAAAGATTTGCAAGAGAAAGTAGAGAACGACTGGGGGTTCAAAGTTTGCTTTGAAGATAGAGATTTCATTGTAGGCGAATCAATTGCTAATGAAAGAGCCACGTCAATAAATAGATGTAGACACATCATATTTCTAGTAACGCCGtcaattgtaaaaaatgaatgGACTCGATTTGAAATTGAGCGCGCAAAGTATGAAAAGTTTTCTAAAAATCTGCAGAAGATTGTTGTTATTACAAGAGATATCCCTTTGGACACTGTTCCGATGGAGTTTTCGACTATTTGGAAAGATGTACTTTTAATTCAATGGCCGAGTGAGAAGGAAGATGTTCAAATGGCTTGGCAAAAGCTTCGACTTTGGTTCTTTTGA